A genomic region of Terriglobia bacterium contains the following coding sequences:
- the hemE gene encoding uroporphyrinogen decarboxylase has product MAAPNSLFVRACKGLPTESTPMWFMRQAGRYMSEYRDVRKHHSLVEICKKPKLAAEVTITAAEVLKVDAAIIFADLLLPLEVMGLPFHFSVGEGPVIERPLRTAEDVRVLRTDRTAELGYVPEGIAECVRHWGDRLPVISFCGAPFTLASYMIEGGGSRNYLEVKKMMYNQPQVWDELNRKLVDVLAAYSLEQIRAGADVHQVFDSWVGCLSVEDYRRYVLPHTTELVRRLKVSGSPIIYFGTDSSTLLTSMQETGADVIGLDWRIPLDEGWARMNHQPAVQGNLDPVTLFANWKEIEARADRILQQANGRPGHIFNLGHGILPQTPVDNVKSLAKFVRERSAALRTQAVR; this is encoded by the coding sequence ATGGCTGCCCCTAATTCACTGTTTGTCCGCGCCTGCAAGGGCCTGCCCACCGAGTCGACGCCGATGTGGTTCATGCGACAGGCGGGCCGGTACATGTCCGAATACCGCGATGTTCGAAAGCACCATTCATTGGTCGAGATCTGCAAGAAGCCGAAGTTGGCCGCCGAGGTGACGATCACCGCGGCTGAAGTCCTCAAGGTAGACGCCGCCATTATCTTCGCCGACCTGCTGCTGCCGCTCGAAGTAATGGGACTACCGTTCCATTTCTCGGTCGGCGAGGGGCCGGTCATTGAGCGTCCGCTGCGGACGGCCGAGGACGTGCGTGTCCTGCGAACCGATCGTACGGCGGAACTGGGCTACGTGCCAGAGGGGATTGCTGAGTGCGTTCGCCACTGGGGCGACAGGCTGCCGGTGATCAGCTTCTGCGGCGCGCCGTTCACGCTGGCGAGCTACATGATCGAGGGCGGCGGGTCTCGCAATTACCTCGAAGTCAAAAAGATGATGTACAACCAGCCGCAGGTCTGGGACGAGCTCAACCGCAAGCTGGTAGATGTCTTGGCGGCGTACTCGCTGGAGCAGATCAGGGCCGGGGCGGACGTTCACCAGGTCTTTGACAGCTGGGTCGGCTGCCTGAGCGTTGAGGACTACCGGCGTTACGTGCTGCCGCATACGACAGAGTTGGTTCGGCGGTTGAAGGTTTCGGGTTCGCCGATCATCTATTTCGGGACAGATAGTTCGACTCTGCTGACGTCGATGCAGGAGACGGGGGCGGACGTGATCGGCCTCGACTGGCGGATTCCTCTCGACGAAGGCTGGGCCAGGATGAATCACCAGCCTGCCGTGCAAGGGAACCTCGACCCGGTTACGCTCTTCGCCAACTGGAAGGAGATCGAGGCGAGAGCTGACCGCATCCTTCAGCAGGCGAACGGGCGACCGGGACACATATTCAACCTGGGGCACGGCATCCTGCCGCAAACGCCTGTCGATAATGTAAAGAGTCTCGCGAAATTCG
- the rfbF gene encoding glucose-1-phosphate cytidylyltransferase codes for MKVVMLCGGLGTRLREETEFRPKPLVEIGGRPILWHIMKSYAHYGFREFVLCLGYRGNMIKDYFLNYEAMNNDFTVCLGRNSKIEFRNNHQEQDFHVTLSDTGQSTMTGGRVKRIERYIGEDTFMLTYGDGVADVDIKKLFEFHKSHGKLATVTTVSPSSRFGMIESNSIGRVTHFKEKPKTSERASAGFFVLDRKVFDYISGDDCIFEREPLERLANEGQLMAYQHEGFFYAMDTYREYEYLNQLWSAGEAPWKVWQE; via the coding sequence ATGAAGGTCGTGATGTTGTGCGGAGGCTTGGGAACCCGCCTGCGGGAGGAGACCGAATTCCGCCCCAAACCGCTGGTCGAAATCGGCGGCCGTCCCATTCTCTGGCACATCATGAAGAGCTACGCGCACTATGGTTTCCGCGAGTTCGTCCTCTGCCTCGGTTACCGCGGCAACATGATCAAGGATTACTTCCTGAACTACGAGGCGATGAACAACGACTTCACCGTCTGCCTCGGGCGCAATTCGAAGATTGAATTCAGGAATAACCACCAGGAGCAGGATTTCCACGTCACTCTCTCCGACACCGGCCAGAGCACGATGACGGGCGGCCGCGTCAAGCGCATCGAGCGCTACATCGGCGAAGACACCTTCATGCTCACTTATGGCGATGGCGTCGCCGACGTGGACATCAAGAAACTATTCGAGTTCCACAAAAGCCACGGCAAGCTGGCGACGGTTACCACCGTAAGTCCGAGTTCCCGGTTCGGCATGATCGAGTCAAACTCCATCGGCCGCGTCACCCATTTCAAAGAGAAGCCCAAGACCAGTGAACGTGCCAGCGCCGGCTTCTTTGTCCTCGATCGCAAGGTCTTCGACTACATTTCCGGTGACGATTGCATCTTCGAGCGCGAACCGCTGGAGCGTCTGGCCAACGAAGGCCAGCTCATGGCCTACCAGCACGAAGGCTTTTTCTACGCAATGGACACCTACCGCGAGTACGAATACTTGAACCAGCTTTGGTCGGCCGGTGAAGCCCCATGGAAAGTTTGGCAGGAATGA